In Brachypodium distachyon strain Bd21 chromosome 2, Brachypodium_distachyon_v3.0, whole genome shotgun sequence, one genomic interval encodes:
- the LOC100832130 gene encoding embryo-specific protein ATS3A, which produces MASSGAGVAASRRSLPLLLLLLLVAAFAGSSLAQAPDNRTEEKAAARKCAYTVKVKTSCASPAARTTDAVSVAFGDAYRNEAYGARLPAPPGGRAFERCGADTFRVSGACGYGVCYLYLRRAGRDGWAPEWVQVLEPGPSDEPSTFYFGAPLPDGVWFGHNRCPKAGRTAAAAARTNSSSSSSAASPLG; this is translated from the exons ATGGCGTCTTCCGGCGCCGGAGTAGCCGCGTCCCGCCGGTCGctccctctgctgctgctactgctactcgtcgccgccttcgcgggctcctccctcgcgcaaGCCCCAGACAACCGCACC gaggagaaggcggcggcgaggaagtgCGCGTACACGGTGAAGGTGAAGACTTCCTgcgcgtcgccggcggcgcggacgacgGACGCGGTGAGCGTGGCGTTCGGGGACGCGTACCGCAACGAAGCCTACGGCGCGCGCCTGCCTGCCCCGCCGGGCGGCCGTGCCTTCGAGCGGTGCGGCGCCGACACGTTCCGCGTGTCCGGCGCGTGCGGCTACGGGGTGTGCTACCTGTacctccgccgcgccgggcGCGACGGCTGGGCGCCCGAGTGGGTCCAGGTGCTCGAGCCGGGCCCCAGCGACGAGCCCTCCACGTTCTACTTCGGGGCGCCGCTGCCCGACGGCGTCTGGTTCGGGCACAACCGCTGCCCCAAGGCCGgccgcacggcggcggcggcggctaggacgaacagctcctcctcctcctctgctgcttCGCCTCTAGGCTAG
- the LOC100822329 gene encoding adenine nucleotide transporter BT1, chloroplastic/mitochondrial: MSKKSGDVRLQCSEAMSADWSCCFLSLPPPPAPCDVDSNGGFNLGWALHQSFNPPAGLFASVGQKVGVGFPASSSSATSSGNPRDPYMKYAVKTPLLGEGVKKKVVKIKIKVGNSHLKRLISGGIAGAVSRTVVAPLETIRTHLMVGSNGNSSTEVFESIMKHEGWTGLFRGNFVNVIRVAPSKAIELFAFDTAKKFLTPKSGEEQKIPIPPSLVAGAFAGVSSTLCTYPLELIKTRLTIQRGVYDNFLHAFVKIVREEGFTELYRGLTPSLIGVVPYAATNYFAYDTLKKVYKKMFKTNEIGNVQTLLIGSAAGAISSTATFPLEVARKQMQVGAVGGRKVYKNMLHALLSILEDEGVGGLYRGLGPSCMKLVPAAGISFMCYEACKKILIEEEDE; encoded by the exons ATGAGCAAGAAGAGCGGCGACGTGCGGTTGCAATGCTCGGAGGCTATGTCAGCGGATTGGAGCTGCTGCTTCCTCTCCCTGCCACCACCTCCGGCGCCTTGTGATGTTGATAGCAATGGTGGATTCAACCTGGGATGGGCCCTCCACCAGTCCTTCAACCCACCCGCCGGCCTCTTTGCCAGTGTCGGCCAGAAGGTGGGGGTCGGCTtcccggcctcctcctctaGCGCCACATCGTCAGGAAATCCCCGAGATCCCTACATGAAGTATGCTGTCAAAACGCCCCTGCTGGGTGAAGGCGTGAAGAAGAAAGTGGTGAAGATCAAGATTAAGGTTGGGAATTCTCACCTCAAGAGGCTGATCAGTGGTGGGATTGCAGGAGCAGTGTCAAGGACAGTTGTCGCACCTTTGGAGACGATTAGGACACATTTGATGGTTGGGAGTAATGGCAATTCGTCTACAGAGGTGTTTGAGTCTATCATGAAGCATGAAGGATGGACTGGGCTGTTCCGTGGTAACTTTGTTAATGTCATCCGAGTAGCACCAAGCAAAGCAATCGAG CTTTTTGCCTTCGATACAGCTAAGAAGTTCTTAACCCCCAAATCTGGGGAGGAACAGAAGATCCCAATCCCGCCTTCACTAGTGGCAGGGGCATTTGCTGGTGTCAGCTCAACCCTGTGTACATACCCTCTGGAACTAATTAAGACACGATTAACCATACAG AGAGGTGTTTATGATAATTTCCTCCATGCGTTTGTCAAAATCGTCCGTGAAGAAGGCTTCACTGAGCTGTACAGAGGCTTAACCCCAAGTCTAATTGGGGTGGTGCCATATGCGGCGACCAACTACTTTGCTTATGATACCCTCAAGAAGGTGTACAAGAAGATGTTCAAGACGAATGAAATAGGCAACGTTCAAACCCTGCTCATTGGATCTGCTGCAGGAGCTATTTCGAGCACTGCCACGTTCCCTCTGGAGGTTGCGCGCAAGCAAATGCAAGTCGGAGCTGTTGGCGGCAGGAAGGTTTATAAGAACATGCTTCACGCTCTCCTCAGCATTCTCGAGGACGAAGGCGTTGGTGGCCTCTATAGAGGACTGGGACCAAGTTGCATGAAGCTAGTGCCTGCTGCTGGTATTTCGTTCATGTGTTATGAAGCTTGCAAGAAGATATTGATTGAGGAAGAGGATGAGTGA
- the LOC100831832 gene encoding uncharacterized protein At2g34160 codes for MSAAAAEAGGEQAQRPKAGNGNGNGNGNGNGNGGGSSNRIQVSNTKKPLFFYVNLAKRYMQQHTEVELSALGMAIATVVTVAEILKNNGFAFETKIRTSTVEIKDEMRGRPIQKAKIEIVLRKSDKFDELMAAAAAEASVADGEE; via the exons atgtcggcggcggcggcggaggcaggcgGCGAGCAGGCGCAGAGgcccaaggccggcaacggcaacggcaacggcaacggcaacggcaacggcaacggcggcgggagcagcaaCCGGATCCAGGTGTCCAACACCAAGAAGCCCCTCTTCTTCTACGTCAACCTCGCCAAG AGGTACATGCAGCAGCACACCGAGGTCGAGCTCTCCGCACTCGGCATGG CCATAGCGACAGTTGTGACCGTGGCGGAGATTCTGAAAAACAATGGTTTCGCCTTCGAGACAA AGATTAGAACATCCACTGTGGAAATCAAGGATGAAATGAGAGGGCGACCAATCCAAAAGGCTAAG ATTGAAATAGTGCTGCGGAAAAGCGACAAGTTTGATGAGTTGATGGCCGCAGCTGCGGCTGAGGCAAGCGTAGCAGATGGCGAGGAGTAG